A window of the Sphingomonas piscis genome harbors these coding sequences:
- a CDS encoding metallopeptidase family protein, with translation MRTFGPPPSLEELDALARAALTSLPPIFAGHLRDVVLLVEDFADEETLRSVGLEEPFELTGIYEGVPLGDKSVEATGGVPDRIRLFRRPILDEWADGGERLEVLVRHVLIHEVGHHFGLSDDDMHAIEEQA, from the coding sequence ATGCGCACGTTCGGCCCACCGCCAAGCCTTGAGGAGCTGGATGCGCTGGCTCGCGCAGCGCTGACGAGCTTGCCGCCGATCTTCGCCGGGCACCTGCGCGACGTCGTCCTGCTGGTCGAGGATTTTGCGGATGAGGAGACGTTGCGCTCCGTGGGTCTCGAGGAGCCTTTTGAGCTCACCGGCATCTACGAGGGCGTGCCGCTTGGCGACAAATCTGTCGAGGCGACCGGTGGTGTACCCGACCGCATCCGTCTGTTCAGGCGCCCGATCCTGGATGAATGGGCAGATGGCGGCGAGCGATTGGAGGTGCTGGTCAGGCACGTGCTGATCCATGAGGTGGGCCATCACTTCGGCCTGTCGGACGACGATATGCACGCGATCGAGGAACAGGCGTGA
- a CDS encoding aldose 1-epimerase has product MSQSLPTISKGPLTLTLNPAIGGSIADFTCSVDGRDWPVFRGAEPGRTEVTDMGSFPLLPWVNRIKNHGFDFRGRHIALTSDPAVDPSPLHGHGWKSPWSIEQVEESRCELGFRYQPGEWPWAYSARQLFELDGQGLTIWLSCTNEADTPMPCGLGHHPYFHCGAETRLDTKVDVVWTIDELVLPVEKVPAEGRFSMVDRKVCAQDLDHGFGGWGQRTVISDPEWPFDIAFSSPTARFFQLYSPPQGGFFVAEPVTHANAALNAPEADWPKLGIQVLEPGETMTLESRFEVIAR; this is encoded by the coding sequence ATGTCTCAATCGCTACCGACCATCTCCAAAGGGCCGCTGACCCTAACGCTGAACCCGGCAATCGGCGGCAGCATCGCCGACTTCACCTGCAGCGTCGATGGCCGCGACTGGCCTGTGTTCCGCGGTGCGGAGCCGGGCCGGACGGAGGTGACGGACATGGGCAGCTTCCCCCTGCTGCCATGGGTCAACCGCATCAAGAACCATGGCTTCGACTTCCGCGGCCGACATATCGCCCTGACTTCCGACCCTGCCGTGGACCCGAGCCCGCTCCACGGTCACGGCTGGAAATCGCCTTGGTCCATCGAACAAGTGGAGGAGAGCCGGTGTGAGCTGGGCTTTCGTTATCAGCCCGGCGAATGGCCGTGGGCCTACTCGGCGCGCCAGCTGTTCGAACTGGATGGGCAGGGGCTTACCATCTGGCTGAGCTGCACCAACGAGGCCGACACGCCGATGCCGTGCGGATTGGGCCACCACCCCTACTTTCATTGCGGTGCCGAGACCCGGCTCGACACAAAGGTCGACGTGGTCTGGACCATCGACGAGCTTGTTCTGCCGGTCGAGAAGGTGCCCGCCGAAGGCCGCTTCTCCATGGTCGACCGCAAGGTATGCGCCCAGGATCTCGATCACGGCTTCGGCGGCTGGGGTCAGCGGACGGTGATCAGCGACCCCGAATGGCCGTTCGACATCGCCTTCTCCTCGCCGACAGCCCGCTTCTTCCAGCTCTATTCGCCGCCGCAGGGCGGCTTCTTCGTTGCCGAGCCGGTGACTCACGCCAATGCCGCGCTCAACGCACCGGAAGCGGACTGGCCGAAGCTAGGCATCCAGGTGCTGGAGCCGGGCGAGACGATGACTCTGGAGAGCCGCTTCGAGGTAATCGCCCGCTGA
- a CDS encoding UDP binding domain-containing protein gives MLASNGLPLQGARVGILGFTFKENVPDIRNSKVIDIYEELRAFGLHPIVHDPLARADEVRDHYGVELSDLSEFHDLHALVLAVSHADYASLDGEAIGARISDGGIFIDLRSAIDPAALRPDIKSWSL, from the coding sequence ATGCTGGCCAGCAACGGGCTGCCGCTACAAGGGGCGCGTGTCGGGATCCTGGGCTTCACCTTTAAGGAGAATGTCCCCGACATCCGCAACTCCAAGGTCATCGACATCTACGAGGAACTGCGCGCGTTCGGCCTGCACCCCATCGTTCACGACCCGCTCGCGCGTGCGGACGAGGTGCGCGACCATTACGGCGTCGAACTGTCGGACCTTTCCGAGTTCCACGATCTCCACGCCTTGGTCCTCGCCGTTTCCCATGCGGATTATGCTTCGCTGGACGGTGAAGCGATCGGCGCACGGATTTCGGATGGCGGCATCTTCATCGACCTTCGCTCCGCCATCGATCCGGCGGCGCTTCGCCCTGATATCAAGAGCTGGTCGCTTTAA
- a CDS encoding TonB-dependent receptor, producing the protein MMQALPPNEAPAIIVTGTALPADPAERVLQSERLSRRELDRAAGQPLDRLLSRLAGAEQFRRSDSRSAHPTSQGLTIRNLGGNAASRALVLLDGVPQADPFGGWIAWPSIGALSLGEARLLRGGGSVTSGPGALAGVLELSSRTGPSTIATVEAGSRRSLEGEMLVARDVGSGSLALSLRGSRSDGFVPIVAERRGAADRPAPFRTGSARLRWTAAIGPTQELQANLATFTDQRERGLELTDNRTRGTDLSLRLVSRGQIPWAATLYAQARNFQSSFAGTDAARTAARRTSLQYDVPASAIGWSAEVRPHLGSGLEARLGIDGRRAAGMSKEYASYVGNAPTRDREAGGRQSNAGFFGELTSLSGPVTLTASARADHWRIFDGQLVERSIATGLPLVDQQFASRSGWLPTARAGTALRLDPRWSIRAAAYAGWRQPTLNELFRPFRAGSDATAANAELKPERLRGVEAGIDGRSGPWSIAATLFANRLRDAIANVTLGIGPGSFPGVGVVGAGGAYRQRQNLSAIRSRGAEVTAGWREGPWHVDAGLSLSSARVVASGSAAALDGRRPAQSPALSTNLGAGWIDGSRSLNVDFNYESARFEDDLNSLKLPRSFTVDVDGEWPLADAVNVSLRVENLLNRRVVAALAVNDVQERAMPRTVWLGLKLKPRLR; encoded by the coding sequence ATGATGCAGGCCTTACCACCGAACGAAGCACCCGCGATCATTGTCACCGGAACGGCCCTCCCGGCCGATCCGGCGGAGCGCGTTCTCCAGTCCGAGCGGTTGAGCCGGCGGGAGCTGGACCGTGCCGCGGGGCAGCCGCTGGACCGCCTGCTTTCCCGCCTCGCCGGCGCGGAGCAGTTTCGGCGGTCCGACAGCCGGAGCGCCCACCCGACCAGCCAGGGACTGACAATCCGAAATCTCGGCGGCAATGCGGCAAGCCGGGCGCTCGTGCTGCTCGACGGCGTTCCTCAGGCCGACCCGTTCGGAGGCTGGATCGCCTGGCCGTCCATCGGTGCGTTGAGCCTTGGGGAGGCACGGCTGCTGCGTGGCGGCGGCAGTGTCACGTCCGGACCGGGTGCGCTCGCCGGAGTTCTCGAATTGTCGAGCCGTACAGGCCCGTCGACGATCGCCACTGTTGAAGCCGGAAGCCGGCGGTCGCTGGAAGGCGAGATGTTGGTCGCGCGGGATGTCGGCAGCGGGTCGCTTGCACTCTCGTTACGAGGCAGCCGAAGCGACGGTTTCGTTCCGATCGTCGCGGAACGCCGGGGCGCTGCGGACCGGCCGGCTCCCTTCCGCACCGGCTCGGCGCGCCTGCGCTGGACTGCCGCCATAGGTCCGACCCAAGAGCTGCAGGCGAACCTGGCGACCTTCACGGACCAGCGCGAACGCGGTCTCGAATTGACCGATAACCGGACCCGCGGCACCGATCTTTCTCTGCGGCTGGTGTCGCGCGGCCAGATTCCCTGGGCGGCTACGCTTTACGCGCAGGCGCGTAACTTCCAGAGCAGCTTCGCCGGCACGGATGCAGCGCGCACTGCGGCGCGCCGGACCAGCCTTCAATATGACGTCCCCGCTTCCGCGATCGGCTGGAGCGCCGAGGTTCGCCCTCATCTCGGCTCTGGCCTGGAAGCCCGGCTCGGCATCGATGGGCGACGGGCTGCCGGGATGTCGAAGGAATATGCCTCTTATGTCGGCAATGCGCCGACGCGGGATCGGGAGGCGGGCGGTCGACAGTCCAATGCCGGCTTTTTCGGCGAGTTGACGTCGCTCTCGGGGCCCGTGACCCTGACAGCTTCCGCTCGCGCGGATCATTGGCGCATTTTCGACGGCCAATTGGTCGAACGCAGCATCGCAACAGGCTTGCCGCTCGTGGATCAGCAATTCGCGTCCCGCTCCGGATGGCTGCCGACCGCACGGGCGGGAACGGCGCTTCGACTCGACCCACGATGGTCGATCAGAGCCGCGGCTTACGCGGGTTGGCGGCAGCCGACGTTGAACGAGCTCTTCCGGCCATTCCGCGCCGGAAGCGATGCCACGGCGGCCAATGCCGAGCTCAAGCCGGAGCGGCTGCGCGGCGTGGAGGCGGGTATCGACGGGCGAAGCGGTCCCTGGTCGATCGCTGCGACCCTGTTTGCCAACCGGCTCCGCGACGCGATTGCCAATGTGACGCTTGGCATTGGCCCTGGATCCTTCCCGGGCGTGGGTGTCGTCGGGGCGGGCGGTGCCTATCGCCAGCGGCAGAACCTTTCCGCGATCCGCTCCCGCGGCGCTGAGGTCACGGCCGGCTGGAGGGAAGGTCCCTGGCATGTCGATGCAGGATTGTCCCTGTCCAGTGCGCGGGTGGTTGCATCGGGCTCGGCGGCGGCGCTTGACGGGCGCCGCCCCGCTCAGTCGCCCGCACTATCGACGAATCTGGGTGCCGGCTGGATAGACGGGAGCCGATCGCTCAATGTCGACTTCAATTACGAAAGCGCGCGGTTCGAAGACGATCTCAACAGCCTGAAGCTGCCGCGAAGCTTCACGGTCGATGTGGATGGGGAATGGCCGCTTGCCGATGCCGTGAACGTATCCTTGCGCGTCGAAAATCTGCTGAACCGTCGGGTCGTGGCTGCGCTCGCCGTCAACGACGTTCAAGAGCGGGCAATGCCGCGTACGGTGTGGCTGGGACTGAAGCTGAAGCCGCGCCTGCGCTAA
- the ccmA gene encoding heme ABC exporter ATP-binding protein CcmA yields the protein MTSPLLRFSDVALVRGGRLLFERLSFDLLPGGAVQVLGPNGIGKSSLIRLAAGLLTPTEGTVDAVNLALSDDKVALDRELPLGRALAFWAKGRGPDEQSAALRLFDLQGLVEVPVRLLSTGQLKRAGLARAALSSAPLWLLDEPLNGLDQDSAERLDHAVAMHRQSGGAVLAASHVPLGGAWTRLELAA from the coding sequence GTGACGTCGCCATTGCTTCGCTTCAGCGACGTTGCACTTGTGCGGGGCGGGCGCCTGCTGTTCGAGCGATTGAGCTTCGATCTGTTGCCCGGTGGCGCGGTGCAGGTGCTTGGGCCGAACGGCATCGGTAAATCTAGCCTGATCCGCCTTGCCGCAGGGCTTCTCACACCGACGGAAGGAACGGTCGACGCCGTCAACTTGGCGCTCTCCGACGATAAAGTCGCACTCGATCGCGAACTCCCGCTCGGCCGAGCGCTGGCCTTCTGGGCCAAGGGGCGCGGACCGGATGAACAATCGGCCGCGCTGCGCTTGTTCGATCTCCAGGGCCTGGTTGAAGTCCCCGTACGCCTGTTGTCGACCGGTCAGTTGAAGCGGGCAGGTCTGGCTCGGGCTGCATTGTCCAGCGCTCCACTGTGGCTGTTGGACGAGCCGCTCAACGGTCTGGATCAGGATAGCGCGGAACGCCTCGACCATGCCGTGGCGATGCATCGGCAAAGTGGCGGCGCGGTGCTTGCCGCCTCGCACGTGCCGCTGGGCGGTGCATGGACGCGGCTGGAGCTGGCGGCGTGA
- a CDS encoding (2Fe-2S)-binding protein — protein sequence MTRMTVNGEAVHYRLDPDTPLLWALRDASNLTGTKHGCESGDCGACTVIVDGQAMLSCTASIASLEGAKVTTIEGLSSGGTHAVQQAWAAEQVTQCGYCEPGFIMAIAALLANSPAPTEEAVAALPNICRCGTYPRIRRAIQHAARLVQPPAALPPARLSDGSSTKDQPPTPE from the coding sequence ATGACTCGCATGACGGTGAATGGGGAAGCGGTCCACTATCGCCTCGATCCCGACACGCCCCTCCTTTGGGCGCTGCGCGACGCGTCCAATCTCACCGGCACCAAGCATGGCTGCGAAAGCGGCGATTGCGGTGCCTGCACCGTCATCGTCGATGGGCAGGCGATGCTCAGCTGCACGGCCAGCATTGCCTCCCTTGAAGGCGCCAAGGTCACCACCATCGAAGGCTTGTCCAGCGGCGGAACGCATGCCGTCCAGCAGGCGTGGGCGGCCGAACAGGTCACGCAATGCGGCTATTGCGAGCCCGGGTTCATCATGGCCATTGCTGCCCTTCTCGCCAACAGCCCGGCACCGACGGAGGAAGCCGTTGCGGCGCTTCCGAACATCTGCCGCTGCGGCACTTACCCGCGCATTCGCCGGGCCATCCAGCATGCCGCACGCCTTGTCCAGCCGCCGGCGGCGTTGCCACCGGCTCGGTTAAGCGACGGCTCATCTACAAAGGACCAACCTCCGACGCCTGAATAG